A genome region from Amblyraja radiata isolate CabotCenter1 chromosome 2, sAmbRad1.1.pri, whole genome shotgun sequence includes the following:
- the tdp2 gene encoding tyrosyl-DNA phosphodiesterase 2: MEAAAAGAAAAAAADGEPELASVCGAGEPLHVMEQPQYKSPGPQVDGEGEALRRGRESLCAEFAQVTGMDQAAARCILEENQWLLERALNSYFEAAVQPSCSVVEATPRLLNGADFQMCIDLTDSSHVQTSKGKGAKVQLDESVISLLTWNIDGLDETNLQERARGVCSCLALYSPDIVFLQEVTMPYYNYIKKRAVSYIVIPANSDDYFTVIMLQKSRVKLLTQEVIDFPTTSMMRNLLIVQVNIAGNELYLMTSHLESTKDFSKERVMQLGTVMKKMKEVPDCATVIFGGDTNLRDHEVKRLGGLPAGISDIWEFLNKPEHCCYTWDTTTNNNLKAPYSCRLRFDRVFFRASGEGQIIPKEMSLVGQEKLECGRFCSDHWGLFCDFDVIL; encoded by the exons atggaagcagcagcagcaggagcagcggcagcggcggcggcggacggggagccggagcTGGCGAGTGTCTGCGGAGCTGGAGAGCCGCTGCATgttatggagcagcctcagtacaAGAGTCCCGGGCCTCAGGTCGATGGCGAgggggaagcgttgcgccgcggccgtgagagtctctgcgccgaattcgcccaggtgaccggcatggaccaggctgctgCTCGTTGCATCCTGGAGgaaaaccagtggctgctggaa AGAGCCCTCAACTCCTATTTTGAAGCAGCTGTTCAGCCATCTTGTTCTGTCGTGGAAGCGACCCCACGGTTACTGAATGGAGCAGATTTCCAAATGTG catTGATTTAACAGATTCCAGTCATGTACAGACAAGCAAAGGAAAAGGTGCAAAGGTACAACTAGATGAAAGTGTCATCTCATTGTTAACCTGGAACATAGATGGACTTGATGAGACAAACTTACAGGAACGAGCTCGTGGTGTTTGTTCCTGCCTGGCACT GTACAGTCCCGACATAGTGTTTCTTCAAGAGGTTACGATGCCCTATTACAATTACATAAAGAAGCGAGCAGTGAGCTACATCGTAATTCCAG CAAATAGTGATGATTACTTCACTGTTATTATGCTACAAAAGTCCCGAGTGAAATTATTGACACAAGAAGTAATAGATTTCCCAACCACCTCTATGATGAGAAACCTCCTCATTGTTCAG GTAAACATCGCAGGGAATGAACTCTACTTAATGACATCCCATCTGGAGAGCACAAAGGATTTTTCTAAGGAGCGGGTTATGCAACTGGGGACTGTCATGAAGAAAATGAAAGAAGTTCCAGATTGTGCCACTGTTATATTTGGAGGGGATACCAACCTGAGAGATCATGAG GTGAAACGATTGGGAGGATTACCAGCTGGCATCTCGGATATTTGGGAATTCTTGAACAAACCAGAACACTGTTGTTACACCTGGGATACCACAACTAACAATAATTTGAAGGCACCCTACTCTTGCAGGCTCCGTTTCGACCGTGTGTTTTTCAGGGCTTCCGGAGAAGGTCAAATCATTCCAAAGGAAATGAGCCTCGTGGGGCAAGAGAAACTGGAGTGTGGACGGTTTTGCAGTGATCACTGGGGACTTTTTTGTGACTTTGATGTCATCCTCTAA